One part of the Dioscorea cayenensis subsp. rotundata cultivar TDr96_F1 chromosome 2, TDr96_F1_v2_PseudoChromosome.rev07_lg8_w22 25.fasta, whole genome shotgun sequence genome encodes these proteins:
- the LOC120271251 gene encoding NAC domain-containing protein 22 yields MENMERNVSELDLPGFRFQPTEEELLDFYLRKVVLGKKLHFDIIGTLNLYRYDPWELPGLAKIGEREWYFFVPRDRRHANGGRPNRTTERGFWKATGSDRPIRSAVDPKRLIGLKKTLVFYNGRAPRGCKTDWVMNEYRLPDHCGSSSNSSSFHSPKEDIVLCKIYRKATSLKELEQRAAMEADARASQSSVSVTDTLSSSDQEVQIQKPLMVDEKDNVVKVAHVNEDDEHVSLAQDRLVNLPDIQVPRYNGMEWMQDPFLTQLRSPWVEQWSPLANMLNF; encoded by the exons ATGGAGAACATGGAGAGAAATGTTTCAGAGCTTGATCTTCCAGGGTTTAGATTCCAACCAACTGAAGAAGAGCTACTAGATTTCTATCTCAGAAAGGTGGTTCTCGGCAAGAAACTCCATTTCGACATCATTGGTACTCTTAACCTCTACCGCTACGATCCTTGGGAGCTTCCCG GATTAGCGAAGATAGGAGAAAGAGAGTGGTACTTTTTTGTCCCAAGAGATAGAAGACATGCAAATGGTGGTAGACCAAACCGGACGACGGAACGAGGATTTTGGAAGGCCACCGGATCCGATAGGCCTATTCGTAGCGCCGTTGACCCGAAAAGACTAATCGGATTAAAGAAAACACTTGTGTTCTACAATGGAAGGGCACCAAGAGGGTGCAAAACTGACTGGGTCATGAATGAATACCGTCTTCCTGACCATTGTGGCTCATCCTCTAACTCATCTTCTTTTCACTCTCCTAAG GAAGACATAGTTTTGTGCAAGATATACCGAAAGGCGACATCACTAAAAGAGCTAGAGCAAAGAGCGGCGATGGAAGCTGATGCGAGGGCCTCGCAAAGCAGTGTATCAGTGACAGACACCTTATCTTCATCTGATCAAGAAGTGCAAATTCAGAAACCATTGATGGTTGATGAGAAGGATAATGTGGTGAAGGTTGCTCATGTTAATGAGGACGATGAACATGTCTCATTGGCTCAAGACCGTTTGGTTAACCTACCAGATATTCAAGTTCCAAGGTACAATGGCATGGAATGGATGCAAGACCCGTTCTTGACCCAACTTAGAAGTCCTTGGGTGGAACAATGGTCTCCTTTAGCCaatatgcttaatttttga